Within Nitrospira sp. MA-1, the genomic segment GTTAGCAATAGACTTGCAAGGAGGCCATTTAGAAGGGTTTGACCCGAGAGGGTCGGAGGTGGATACTCAACAAAAGGATATTACCAAGTGGAATGTGAATCAGTTTTTAGGTCAAATTGAATTCACGGGGCAAAAGGCAGGTATCCGTCTTCGCACGTATTTTGATGATATAAATTACACAAACAATGGTCAGGATGCCCCGCGGGACCGGACCCGTGCTGGGGCCAACCTCAGTGTATCTGTAAGTGTAACCCACTCAACTCGAGCCCTTCTTGGCGTTCGAATGGTCAACAATGATTATAATACGAATACGCAGCAGAATAGTTTCGGTTACGGGGCGTATACGGGCTTCAGTATAGCTCCTACCCGCCAGTTATCGGGAGAACTTAATGTAGGGTACCAGGTTTTAAATTTTGACCATGCGGCTATCGATGAAAACTCCGCCCGTGGCCAAGACCTTCTTTCAAAGGGCTTAAGCTTAGGATCGGCACAGCGGACCTTCTTTTACATGCGAGGAAATTTGGATTGGAACCCTACGTCTCGGTTAAGTTTTCGTCTCCGTCCCTTTTCAACAATTAATCAGTCAGCGGTTCAGAATACTTCCACGTATAAGCGAATAGGCGTTGACCTTTATGGGAAACAGTCATTTACGGACCGGTTTGCCCTGCGTGGAAATTTCTACTACGCCAACGATAATTTTGATACCAATAGAACGGATGATCGATTTCGTTTGCGGATAGGACCGGAATATCGTACGGTTAAATGGTTGGGATTTCGTTTGGATTATATTTTCGAGAAGAGAACCTCAAACATCGACAATTTTGATTTCAATAGTAATACGATCATGCTTTCAATCCAAGGGATTATCTAGTAAAACAGAATCCACCGTTGATCCGCCCCAATTCTTTCCAAACTGTTCCTTGCCCTTTGACAGTTGTGTGACAAGTATTTTCCTGTTCTCTTGAGATCACCCTGTGGCGGTAATCCCCCTATCTCGTTTGATCAGCATGCGGAGAAATCCTCATGGATCTCTCCAATATGAGTTTCAAAATTTTCGCACTCTTAACTCTTGCTCAGGAGATTGAGATTAATTGAGAGTGATGCGAAAATATGAAAAATAGATAGAGGTTTGAGGGTTTTCGTCTACTTCAGATTGAAATTGAGCTAGTTCAACTGTTTGATTGGGAAAGGAGATGTGCCATGAGATCCGGTCAAAAAATACTGTCTAGATGGATAAATGGGCTGATTCTGGCCGCCTTACTCCTTTTGGTATGCCTCAGGGGAGGGGTACTCGCTTTGACACCGGAGGTCCCTCTACAGGTTGAGGGGGATCGGATAACAGGTCATCTGTCACAGGTGACCTTACGAACGGTATTGGAGCAATTACAGAAACAGTTGGGTATAAAATATGAGGCCCCCGTTGAGGAAATGAATAAAGTCATTTCCGTCGATTTGCAGCAGGACAAGATACTTCCTGCATTGGCAAAAATTTTGGCGCAGTGGGATTACGCATTCACGGTCAATGCGGCGGGACGCTTACAATTTCTCTATGTGACACCAAAAGCCTTACCAGCAGAAACGGTGTCTGAGGCGAGGAACCCATCAGAGGTTGATTCTCCAAATGCATTGGGCGAAACGGATTTCCGTTCGGACCGACAGGGGGAGCCATGGCAAGAAGAATTGGATGCCCCTCCATTTCTGTCTCAGGATGGGGAGCCTGATGAAAACTTTTCATCATCGGCCTCATCCTTTTCATCTTCTCCGGAAGGGAGCTCTGACTTAAGAGCTCCTGTGGTGGGTGTCCCCATGGATATTCAGCCGGTACCGGCTG encodes:
- a CDS encoding outer membrane beta-barrel protein, whose product is MGDGLKAGPVQLHPFLGVSEVFTDNVFKRDTNTKSDFLTTIAPGIQAFMPFGGGKHSVLLDYRAAQFLYKKFTDNNALAQDALGHVSLNYPGGLAIDLQGGHLEGFDPRGSEVDTQQKDITKWNVNQFLGQIEFTGQKAGIRLRTYFDDINYTNNGQDAPRDRTRAGANLSVSVSVTHSTRALLGVRMVNNDYNTNTQQNSFGYGAYTGFSIAPTRQLSGELNVGYQVLNFDHAAIDENSARGQDLLSKGLSLGSAQRTFFYMRGNLDWNPTSRLSFRLRPFSTINQSAVQNTSTYKRIGVDLYGKQSFTDRFALRGNFYYANDNFDTNRTDDRFRLRIGPEYRTVKWLGFRLDYIFEKRTSNIDNFDFNSNTIMLSIQGII